A stretch of the Actinoalloteichus fjordicus genome encodes the following:
- a CDS encoding RNA-binding S4 domain-containing protein, which translates to MRDVEIQDDSIRLGQFLKLADLAADGGDARELLGAGEVTVNGEPESRRGRQLVPGDVVTVGEDGVRVFAPGA; encoded by the coding sequence ATGCGCGACGTGGAGATCCAGGACGACAGCATCCGGCTGGGCCAGTTCCTCAAGCTGGCCGACCTCGCGGCCGACGGCGGCGACGCGCGCGAGCTGCTCGGCGCGGGCGAGGTGACCGTCAACGGCGAGCCGGAGTCCCGGCGCGGCAGACAGCTCGTCCCCGGGGACGTCGTCACGGTCGGCGAGGACGGCGTGCGGGTGTTCGCACCGGGGGCGTGA